One window of Aspergillus oryzae RIB40 DNA, chromosome 3 genomic DNA carries:
- a CDS encoding uncharacterized protein (voltage-gated shaker-like K+ channel, subunit beta/KCNAB), producing MTSRKNRDQLVIATKFTTDYKSHALGKGNAPNHCGDHRRSLHMSVRDSLRKLQTDWIDILYLHWWDHTTSIEEIMDSLHILVEQGKVLYLGISDSPAWVVSAANTYARAHGKTPFSIYQGRWNVMLRDFEREIIPMARHFGMALAPWDVLGGGKFQTKKALEERKKKNEGLRSLTGAGEQTEEEVKMSEALAKVASEHGIESVTAVALAYVMHKTPNVFPLVGGRKVEHLHDNIQALKIKLTPEQIEYLESVRPLDVGFPNNFIGPDPKVTGRASGLLAANAQLAFVPASKPITPP from the coding sequence ATGACTTCCCGGAAGAATCGTGATCAACTTGTCATTGCGACCAAGTTTACTACGGACTACAAGTCTCATGCACTAGGAAAGGGAAACGCACCTAACCACTGCGGTGACCACCGCCGCAGTCTACACATGAGCGTGCGCGACTCTCTGCGTAAGCTCCAAACTGACTGGATCGATATTCTGTACCTTCACTGGTGGGATCATACCACCTCTATCGAGGAAATCATGGACAGCCTTCACATTTTGGTGGAACAGGGCAAAGTGCTCTACCTAGGAATCTCAGATTCCCCTGCGTGGGTTGTGAGTGCCGCCAACACCTATGCTCGAGCTCATGGCAAGACGCCCTTCAGTATCTACCAGGGCCGGTGGAATGTGATGCTTCGTGATTTCGAACGTGAGATTATCCCTATGGCGCGCCATTTTGGGATGGCCCTGGCACCTTGGGATGTCCTCGGCGGCGGCAAGTTccagaccaagaaagcattagaggagcggaagaagaagaatgaaggaTTGCGAAGCTTGACCGGCGCAGGCGAgcagaccgaggaggaagttAAAATGAGCGAGGCACTGGCCAAGGTTGCCTCAGAGCATGGCATTGAGTCTGTAACAGCTGTTGCTCTGGCCTATGTCATGCACAAGACACCTAATGTCTTCCCCCTGGTTGGCGGCAGAAAGGTGGAACACTTACACGACAATATCCAGGCTTTGAAGATTAAGTTAACACCGGAGCAAATCGAATACCTCGAGAGTGTCCGGCCACTGGATGTCGGATTTCCTAATAACTTCATTGGACCCGACCCGAAGGTGACAGGCCGAGCGTCTGGATTGCTAGCAGCGAACGCACAGCTAGCCTTTGTGCCGGCATCCAAACCTATCACTCCGCCTTAA
- the luA gene encoding 3-isopropylmalate dehydratase LEU1 (3-isopropylmalate dehydratase (aconitase superfamily)), which produces MPAADKKPRTLYDKVLDAHIVNEQEDGTLLLYIDRHLVHEVTSPQAFEGLKNAGRKVRRPDCTLVTVDHNIPTSTRKNFKNVEEFIEETDSRLQCTTLEENVKDFGLTYFGMGDKRQGIVHIIGPEQGFTLPGTTVVCGDSHTSTHGAFGSLAFGIGTSEVEHVLATQTLISRRSKNMRIQVDGELPAGVTSKDVVLHIIGVIGTAGGTGAVIEFCGSVIRGLSMEARMSMCNMSIEAGARAGMIAPDQITFDYLKGRPLAPKYDSAEWKKAVNYWSSLASDEDAVYDKTIVLDGKDIIPTVSWGTSPQDVVPINGVVPGPDDFEDENRKLACKRALEYMGLVAGTPMKEVQIDKVFIGSCTNARIEDLRAAAKVVRGKKIAPNVKRAMVVPGSGLVKEQAEAEGLDKIFTDAGFEWREAGCSMCLGMNPDILSPKERCASTSNRNFEGRQGAQGRTHLMSPAMAAAAGIVGKLADVREHVVTSPVLGKVQPRVDVQPEAEDVDTEEELDRILDQPADNEPHTNTSGGSSAGLPKFTTLKGIAAPMNRSNVDTDAIIPKQFLKTIKRTGLGSALFYELRYKDGQEDPEFILNQGVYRNSKILVVTGPNFGCGSSREHAPWALLDFGIKCVIAPSFADIFFNNTFKNGMLPIPISDEAALQKIAAEASAGREIEIDLVNQEIKDAQGNKLSGFDVDAFRKHCLVNGLDDIGLTLQMEDKIRAFETKRTLETPWLDGSGYLKRGNRGATMVQAAPVPKTNRGDVKTEPLEW; this is translated from the exons ATGCCTGCTGCCGATAAGAAACCCAGGACCTTGTACGACAAGGTCTTGGATGCGCACATTGTTaatgagcaagaagatggcACTCTCTTGCTGTATATCG ATAGACATCTTGTCCACGAAGTGACTTCACCA CAAGCCTTTGAGGGCCTCAAGAATGCTGGTCGGAAAGTCCGCCGGCCTGACTGCACTCTTGTCACAGTTGATCAC AACATCCCGACATCTACTCGCAAGAACTTCAAGAATGTCGAAGAATTCATCGAAGAGACCGACTCCCGTTTGCAATGTACCACACTGGAAGAGAACGTAAAGGACTTCGGGCTCACATATTTCGGCATGGGAGATAAGCGTCAGGGTATTGTTCATATCATTGGTCCAGAGCAGGGTTTCACTCTTCCTGGAACGACGGTCGTTTGTGGTGACAGCCATACCTCGACACACGGTGCCTTTGGTTCCCTCGCTTTCGGTATCGGTACAAGTGAAGTCGAACACGTCCTCGCCACCCAGACCCTTATCTCTCGCAGAAGCAAGAACATGCGTATCCAAGTCGATGGGGAGCTCCCCGCAGGTGTCACCAGTAAGGATGTTGTCCTCCACATCATTGGTGTTATCGGAACTGCTGGAGGTACTGGTGCCGTTATCGAATTCTGCGGCTCTGTTATTCGCGGCTTGAGCATGGAGGCTCGTATGTCGATGTGCAACATGTCTATTGAGGCTGGTGCTCGTGCTGGCATGATCGCACCCGACCAGATCACGTTCGACTACCTCAAGGGTCGTCCTCTCGCCCCGAAGTACGACAGTGCTGAGTGGAAGAAGGCTGTCAACTACTGGTCCAGTCTGGCTTCTGATGAAGACGCCGTCTACGACAAGACAATCGTGCTTGATGGCAAGGACATCATCCCAACCGTCTCTTGGGGTACTTCTCCTCAGGATGTTGTTCCTATCAATGGTGTTGTTCCAGGGCCGGATGATTTTGAGGATGAGAACCGCAAACTTGCCTGCAAGCGCGCACTTGAGTACATGGGTCTCGTGGCTGGTACTCCTATGAAGGAGGTCCAGATTGACAAGGTCTTCATCGGCTCTTGCACGAACGCTCGTATTGAAGATCTGCGGGCAGCTGCCAAGGTTGTTAGGGGTAAGAAGATCGCCCCTAATGTCAAGCGCGCGATGGTCGTCCCTGGTTCTGGTCTCGTGAAGGAACAGGCTGAAGCCGAAGGTCTCGACAAGATCTTCACTGATGCTGGCTTTGAGTGGAGAGAAGCTGGTTGCTCCATGTGCCTGGGTATGAACCCCGATATTCTCTCGCCCAAGGAGCGCTGTGCTAGTACTTCGAACCGTAATTTCGAAGGTCGCCAGGGTGCTCAGGGTCGTACCCACCTGATGTCccctgccatggctgcggcAGCTGGTATCGTCGGAAAGCTTGCGGATGTTCGTGAGCATGTTGTCACTAGCCCCGTTCTGGGTAAGGTGCAACCCAGGGTTGATGTCCAGCCAGAGGCGGAAGATGTCGACACTGAGGAAGAACTCGACCGCATCTTGGACCAGCCCGCAGACAACGAACCCCACACCAACACCTCTGGCGGCTCGAGCGCTGGCTTGCCCAAGTTCACCACCCTTAAGGGCATTGCCGCCCCCATGAACCGCTCCAACGTCGACACTGACGCCATCATTCCCAAGCAGTTCCTGAAGACCATCAAGCGTACTGGTCTCGGCAGCGCGCTCTTCTACGAACTGCGCTACAAGGATGGCCAGGAAGACCCCGAATTCATCCTGAACCAGGGTGTCTACCGCAACTCCAAGATCCTGGTTGTCACCGGCCCCAACTTCGGCTGCGGTAGCTCTCGTGAACACGCACCCTGGGCCCTCCTCGACTTCGGCATCAAGTGTGTCATCGCTCCCTCCTTCGCtgacatcttcttcaacaacaccttCAAGAACGGCATGCTCCCCATCCCGATCTCCGACGAAGCTGCTCTGCAGAAGATCGCCGCGGAGGCCAGCGCAGGTCGCGAGATCGAAATCGACCTTGTCAACCAGGAAATCAAGGATGCCCAGGGCAACAAGCTTTCCGGATTCGATGTTGACGCTTTCCGCAAGCACTGCCTGGTCAATGGCCTGGACGACATCGGCCTCACTCTGCAGATGGAAGACAAGATCCGCGCATTCGAGACCAAGCGCACTCTCGAAACCCCCTGGCTCGATGGAAGTGGGTACCTGAAGCGTGGCAACCGTGGCGCTACCATGGTTCAGGCTGCCCCTGTCCCTAAGACTAACCGGGGAGATGTCAAGACCGAACCTTTGGAATGGTAA